Proteins encoded together in one Impatiens glandulifera chromosome 1, dImpGla2.1, whole genome shotgun sequence window:
- the LOC124931308 gene encoding uncharacterized protein LOC124931308, which produces MDHGAAHQRLMADYFDEPCTYTEMQFRRRFCMRRQLFLRIVEAVTNYNHYFTQRRNNAGKLGLTPIQKCTVAMRMLAYGVAGDACDEYVKIRETTTLECTRIFCETIIALFQDEYLRQPNGEDLQRLLQVRQERSFLGMIGSIDCMHWEWKNCPKAWQGQFTNGHKGTTTIILEALASYDLWIWHAFFGMPGTLNDINVLDRSPIFDDIESGEAPIVNFTVNGRQYNLAYYLVDEIYPKWPIFVQSIQMPQGDKAQLFAQQQEACRKDVERAFGVLQARFAIIRQPARMWNIDGLGKIMRACIILHNIIVEDERDSYSRNWENIDFEGSNNSGSSSSVNVQREVLPQFQVHVQGRSE; this is translated from the coding sequence ATGGACCATGGAGCAGCCCATCAGAGGCTTATGGCCGACTATTTCGATGAGCCATGCACTTATACTGAAATGCAATTTAGACGTAGATTTTGTATGAGAAGGCAATTGTTTCTCCGAATTGTAGAAGCCGTAACAAATTACAACCATTACTTCACCCAAAGGCGGAATAATGCAGGAAAGCTTGGATTGACACCGATCCAGAAGTGTACAGTTGCCATGCGCATGCTTGCATATGGAGTAGCTGGGGATGCCTGTGATGAATATGTGAAAATTAGAGAAACCACTACACTTGAGTGCACTCGTATTTTTTGCGAAACAATAATTGCCTTGTTTCAAGATGAATACTTAAGACAACCAAATGGGGAAGACTTGCAGAGGTTACTCCAAGTTCGACAAGAGCGCAGTTTTCTTGGAATGATTGGAAGTATTGATTGCATGCACTGGGAGTGGAAGAATTGTCCTAAGGCTTGGCAAGGGCAGTTTACTAATGGACACAAGGGCACAACAACAATTATACTCGAGGCACTGGCATCTTATGATTTGTGGATATGGCATGCTTTTTTTGGCATGCCCGGAACATTGAACGATATTAATGTATTAGACAGGTCACCAATTTTTGACGACATTGAGTCTGGTGAAGCTCCTATTGTAAACTTCACTGTGAATGGTCGACAATACAATCTTGCCTACTATCTTGTTGATGAAATCTATCCTAAATGGCCCATCTTTGTCCAATCAATTCAAATGCCCCAAGGAGACAAAGCGCAGTTGTTTGCACAACAACAAGAAGCATGCAGGAAGGATGTAGAACGTGCATTCGGGGTACTCCAAGCACGGTTTGCTATTATTCGCCAACCAGCTAGGATGTGGAATATTGATGGCCTAGGTAAAATAATGAGGGCATgcataattttacataatataattGTGGAGGATGAACGAGATTCGTATTCACGAAATTGGGAAAATATCGACTTCGAAGGTTCGAATAATTCTGGGTCTAGTTCCTCAGTTAATGTCCAAAGAGAAGTGCTACCTCAATTTCAAGTGCATGTTCAAGGCCGATCTGAATAA